The Candidatus Methanomethylophilaceae archaeon genomic interval TGGGCGTGATAGCCATTAGGGTGCCGGATTTGAGCTCCTTAAGCGTGAGGCCCTGGCCATAATTAATTTCGAAATCCGACCCGAAGAATCCGCCGTTGGGATCTATGGTTATGTCGACTTCGACGTTCTTAGCTCCCGGTTCAGACTGGACCGTCTCGACGCTTATGCTTACATTTCCTTCTGCGTCCGATTCGGAAGCAGGGACGGCGATGAAAGCGAAAGCGGCGATCGCGGCTACTGCGAGAGCCATTATTCCGTATCTGTTCATTTGAATCATTCTCCGCAATGCGTTTTTGCGCATCGGATTTGGGAACCTTTCGGTTACTGATGGCGGGTAAAGGTTCACAGAATATATTATCGACGATTGGAATCGCGACAACCTAAAGAAAGGGCGGAAATAAAGGCGCGGGGAAGACCCCCGCGGAAAGGTTTCAGATGAGGTCCTCGAAGCCTTCTACGACCTGAGGATACTTCTGTTTGATGACTTTGAGGAGATTGTAAACGTTGACCTCGGAGATATCCGAGCTGCTGATCATCTTGATGACGTTGTCTATGACCTCGTCATCCAGGGTCGCCAGCTTCTCCTTGGCCATCCAGTTCCTGAAGAGCTTGTCCTCCATCCTGTCGCGCCACATCTTCTCGTAGGGCATGAGAGCCTCTTTGGAGAAATCGTTCTTCTTGGCGCATTCCGTGAGGACCTTGCCCGCATACATTCCGGTCCTGCAGGCGTGGCAGATGCCTCCGCCGGTGATGGGGTCGATGACCCTGGCGGCGTCTCCTACGAGGATTACATTGTCTTCGACGGCGCAGTCGAGCCCGGGACAGGTCGAGACGAATCCGCCCATGATCTCCAGGCATTGGCCTTTGGAGAACCTGGGATCCTCCGCGATGAACTTGTCCAGATAGTACTTGGCATCGGCGCCTTTGGTGCATTTGGAGCCCATTACGCCGATTCCGACGTTCGCAACCCCGTTGCCCTTGGGGAAAATCCATACATACCCTCCGGGGGCCACGGAACCGATGATGAACTCGCAGAAATCAGGCTCCACGTCTATGTTGCACATCCTGTACTGGATGCACGAGTCGATGTCGCTGAGCTTGAGGGTGGTGTCGATGCCTGCCCACCTGCCGACCTGGCTCTCATAACCGTCGGCGGCGACCACGGCCTTGGCGCGGATCTCGATCTCCTCGCCCATGGACTTCCCTTTTATGCCGCATACCTTCCCATCGGGGCCGCGGAGCACTCCGGTGGCGGATGTGCGCAGCATAATCTTAGCTCCGGCTTCGGCCGCATCCCTGGCGAGGGCCTTGTCGAAGAGATGCCTTTCCAGGACGTATCCCACCTCGGACCCGGCTTTGGACTCGTCCAGACGGAATTCGGTGCCCTGAGCGGACTTGATGATCGCGCCTTTCATGTCGCCGCGGATCCAGACGGGGTCCGGCTCGATTCCGACCTCGGCGAGCCATTTCTTGGACACGCCCTCGGCGCATCTGAGAGGGGCTCCGATCTCGGCTTTCTTCTCTATCAGAATGGTGTCCAGGCCGCCCTGGGCGCAGAATTTGGCCGCCATGCTTCCGCCGGGGCCGGCGCCCACGACGACGATATCGCACTGGTATGTCTTCATCGGATCACCCTTTAGAGAGCGCGGCCACCGGGCAGAGCCTGACGCAAATGCCGCAGCCGATGCAGTCGTCGTTGAATTCGAGGACGAAATCGTTCAGGAATATGGCGTTCTTGGGGCAGGAGCCCACGCATCCTCCGCAATGGAGGCATTTGTTCTCGTCTACTTTCATGGTATCACTGATCTTTGGGCACAATAAGGGCTTCCTCGAGCTCCTTGGCCTGTTTCTGGTGGCTCTTCTTCCACTCTTCCAAGGGAACGGAGAACTGGTCCTCCACCGCCCTGCGGAATTCCGGCCCGCTGTTGTAGGCGCAGAAAGGAATTACGCGGCAATCGGGCGTGACGTAGTGGATGCAGCAGCGCCTGACCCTTTCGATATCGTAATTGTAGCTGTCCTGGAAGTGCATACCTGCGATGAGCATCATTTTCCACGAGAAGGAAGCGAGGGCCTCCTTGGACTTGTGGCCCATGACGGAGGAGATCATCTCGACGAATTTCTTCTTGGTCAGGCCTTCGGGCATCTTGCTCTCGTCCACGCAGGAGTTCAGCAGCTTGATCAGCTTGATCGCGTAGAGCTTCTTGAACTTGGCCTGATCGACCTTGTCCGCGATTTTGTCGAGCTCGCTGGAGAACCTCTCTATGTCGACGAACCTGGGGAAGGGCACGGCATTCCCTTTTTCGTCCTGGAAAATGTAGGTCGCGATACCGCAGTGGGGGTGGGTCGTGAAGGTGACTTTGTTCTCTCCGAGGAATGCGGAAGCGAATTTGGATATCGGCGCGACCACTGGGACGGGGTACCAGTCGTCCTTGGTGGCGTATCCGGTCTGCTCGTCCACGCACCTGATGAGGTCGGTGAGAGTGAACCTTCCGGTGGAGACCTCCTCCTGGGTGACGCGCCCGGTGAACGCGACGGGCTGGAAGTTGACGCCTCTGATGATGTCAGCGTTGTCAAACGCGAATTTTATGATGTCTCCGACCTCGTCGTCGTTCATCCCGGTGACAATGACCGGAACGAGAACTATCGATGGGCTGTGCAGGCCCTCTTCGTTTAGCTTCCTGCAGTTCTCGAGGACCTTCATCTTCACGTCGAGCATCTTCCTGCCCCTGGAACGCATGTAAGTCTCGTCCCTGAGGGTGTCGAACTGCAGATAGATGGTGTTCAGCCCGGCCAGCTTGCATGCCTTCAGGAATTCGTAGTCCTGGGCGAACTTTATTCCGTTGGTGGCGACCTGGATCTGAGCGAAATTCAGGGATTTTGCGTCCGCGAGAACGTCGACGAACCTGTCGTAGACCGTGGGCTCCCCTCCGGCGAACTGAACCGCAGTGCATTTGATGGGCTCCTCGGACCTCAGAGTGACCAGCATGTCATGGACCTGCTCGAAAGAAGGCTCATAGACATACCCCTGCTGATTCGCGTTCGCGAAGCAGATGGGGCAGTTCATGTTGCATCTGTTGGTGAGATCGATGTTCGCGAGGGCCGTAGCGGAGAGCATATCGATTCTGTTGCCGTCGATGACTATGTGAACGGCGTTGTCATCGCCCTCTTTGAGGGTTTTGTCGCAAGGGTTGCGGAGGCCTATCCCATCGTGGGCGAACTTCTCAGCTTTTAGATAATAATCGGCATCCGACCAATATACGTCGCTGAACTTCCCGTGCTCGGGACATTCCTTCGCCATGTAGACTTTCCCGTCTTTGGCGAATAGCTCTGCGTCCAGAACCTTGCCGCATTCCGGGCAGAGCGACTTGGTTTTCTTTGGGAGACCAGTCGCGCTAGAGTAATCCCTTGAAGTTGTTGTCATGGTACCTTGAAGTCCGATTGTACTGATTCTATAAAAATAAGGTTATAAGTATTCCTGAAAAACGCATATAAAACGGCATGGGACGACAGCCTTCCGATGCATTGTGTCCAGAGTTTGCGTGCGCGCACAGGCCTTCGTTATAAGTCCCGCACGCCAAAAGGCCTCCCATGAACGATAGGAAAGGCGCTATGCCATTCGCCGTGATAGCGGTGCTGATACTGACGATATCGGTTGCTTGCGGCGCGATGGCGGCTGGATACGAAAGGGCTTCGGAAGAGACCCGCAACGGAGAGAAAGACGCTGCCGCGGTGGATGCGGCGCTGGACAGCATGACAGCATTCGTCGACAGGGGCCTGGCGGAGATCATATGGAGCGTCTCCGTAGGCTCCGGGGGAACCGTAGAAGACAGAGAGGCCGAATTCGGGAGGAAAGCGGAGGAATGGCTCGATTACCAGTTCCCGATGGTCGATAACGGAGTCCGCGCGGAGCTGAGGGGAAGCGACATAAAGCTGTCCACGCAGGCGCTCAGCGTGGCGTCAACGGGCATCCCGGACGGAGGATACCTTCCGGCGTACCTGAAAGCGACCGGAACAGTGGACGTGAAAATATCCACCGGGACCGGATCGGCGGATTCGACCCTGCAGATATCCACCGACGGCAGCTGTGCCCTCCCATTGGCGGCGGAGCAAGGCTCCCTGTTCGAGAGCATGGCCGCCGAAGGCTCCGTGACCTTGGAGCAGATGATGAGATACCAGCTGTCGAATCTGGCTCAGATACGCATTATGAACGGTTATGGTTCCACATCCGCCTATGGCTTATACGGGACGGACGGGATCCTCACGAAGCGTGACGTCCTGGACGCCTACGCCGTTTGCGTAGACCTCCTGTCCCTGGCATGCTTCCGCGACGGCGGCGGGCCGATGGCCTCGGAAACATCCGCAGACCCCGCCGAAATCCTCCTTTCCGAAGGGGGATGCGTCACCGTCGACCTGCAGGCCGCCTACGCCCAGGCTTTGATGGGCATGGTGGACGACATGGCCCTCAAATGGCGCGAATACTTCTGCGGGGACGGAGCCATACCCGTCCTCCAGGCCAAACTCAGCATATACAGGAACGCCGGGATGCTCCTGGATTCGTTCGTCTCCGGGAGGGACCCGTTCGATGCCGGCCCATATCTGAGGGCGGTGATGGAGGTCAACGGGTTCGATGAGAGCGACTACAGATTCCCGGGATCGGGGACCACCAGCATAACCGTCGGCGGCATTACGTTTGAGATCGAGAACCCCGCGGCGGACGTCTACGAATCGGCATGGCTCAAGAAGTTCGCCAAAAAAGGGATGAGCTCCGACAACTGGCTCAAGGAATACATCAGATCGATTCTGGTATCGGCGGCGATGGAAGTCGCGGAAGGGTCCGGGCTGGGAGCGTACAGGGTCATGGCCGACCCTTACGACGGAATCAGGCTGGCGGATACCATAGCTGAGAGCATAGGCCCGATGCTGGACGGCTGCGGGAGCGATTTCCAGCGGTCCATCTCATCCTCCCTGAAGTCCGCGGAATTCTCGGATCCGCTTTACGGAGCGGTTTGCGACGAAATCGTCAGAAGAAGCGGATCCTACGTCTTGGAAGGGGAATTCGCCGGCAGGGTTCGCGCGGCACTCTCCAAGAGCCTCCCCGAAACGGCCGTAGAGGAATTCATGTCCGGTGAAGGATACGAGAAAGCCCTGTCCCTCTATCGCTCCGCCGTTCTGGACGACCTGGAGGTTTTCGAGGATCCGGAAAGGATGCCTCAGGGAAAATCTGGATTCTTGGGGTGGGCGATGTCTGAGATCTGCGCCTTCGGGCTCGACGCATCCGGGATAACCCAAGGGGTCAGAGAGAAGATGGCGGCCATGTGCGAGGAGATGTGCGACCTGTGCGACGCCAACGCCATGGGAGGGGAGATCGAACTCGCCGGGATCGGCACTTTCGACGTCGTCAGAGAAGGTGGAGGGATATCCAAAGAGAGGCTGGAAGCTTCCATAACAACCTCCCCCAAGACCGCAGACCCGAAGATCAGCGAGAAGAAATGCACCCACACCGTAGGCTTCAGGGAAAGCGCCGTGGCCGCGTATTCCACGGTTTTCGAGGTGTCCCTGCAAGATACGGTGAGATATTCGATAAAAGAAGCGGGGGCGATGTCCTCGGCGCCCGGCTCGGAATCCTGCCTGATCTCCGGGGAATTCCCCGTGGACATCTCATTCGAGGTGGCCGCGGCGAGCTGCTGGGCGCTTTCCGGCGTCAATTACAGACCGAGCTGCAGCTTCCTGGACGACGCATGGGAAGCCGCGATGCCTCTGATAGAGCCCATACTTGAGCCGCTCCTGGAAACCCTGAAGATCGTTGAGAAAATCATGGCGGCGATCGGTGAGGATGTCGCGGAAGCGGCGAGATACGTCCAGGAATACGTGGAGAAGCTGAACGGGGAGCTGATGGAATGCCTCGAAACAATAAAGGAATGGGCGGCGGCCTACCTGGAGCCCTTCATCACGGAGCTCTGGGACAGCGTAGGCGTGAAGATATGCCTCAAAGACCAGTCGATAGAGATGACAGTCATGGGGTACAATCTGAAGATAACGACGGACGCGGCCTCTCTGGCCGGGAAGACGAAGACCCTTTTCACGTTCGAGATCGGCACCCAGGAAGGAGACCGCAGGATCACCGCCGGAGTTACTCTGAAGACGACCGGAAAGATCAACGGCGACGACATCCGCATAACCGGATTCGGAAGCATAACCGACCCGGGCGACAAGGAAACCGGCAGGGAGCCCTGGAAGGTCAAGATAAAAGTCGACCCGTTCATGAAGAGCAGCAAGCACCTCATCACGGCGGACGGCCGCGCCGGTAAAGTCAGCGTATCTCTGGCCATCCCCGAGATAGTCCAGTACCATGAGCTCGGGATGAAACTCTCCGATGTTCCCGGGTTGGGAGAGATCCTGTCAAGCATCCCCATTCCGCTGGTCGGCCTCAAAGCGGAGCTGGACGCCGGATTCAGCCTGAAATACAGCGCACCGGTGAAGTTCGGGCTCCTGATCAACGAGTTCGAATCCAACCCATCCGGCGACGACAAGACTGGGGAGTGGGTGGAGCTGCTGAACAACACCGACTCCACCATAGAGCTCGACGGATACACCCTGACAGCATCCTCGGATTGGAAGACCAAGATAATGCCTCTTTCCGGAAGCATCGGCCCGGGAGAGATCCTGGAGCTGGATCCTACCTTCACCATGGTGAATTCGTCCGGAAAAAGGACGAAAACCGGGGAGGCTCTGACGCTCAAGGACCCGGACGGCGCAGTAATCGACAAGACGCCGACCTTGAAGGACGACAAAGACGACTCCAGGACCTGGCACAGGGAATTCGACGGCGGAACAGAATGGGTGTTCGGGGAAGGGACGGAAGGGACGAGCAACGGAAGCATGCTCCAAGCCGCGATATCCGCCGGCGACCTGAAGGACATCGCCTGGGAATCGGTGCAGAAGGCATTCGACGAGGTCGGATACATAACCGACTCGGAATCTTTGGCAACTTTCATGAAAAGCCTCGTGAAGCATACTGTCGACGGCACCATAGAGAAGGTCACGGGATGCATAGTCGAGGCGTCGGTGTATGTTAAGGCGGACATCACAGACCTGGCTTCGATGGCCGAATGCGGGTTCACTATAGCTCTCAGGACCGATTCCCAGCTCGCGGAGGATTGCCTGAAATACGTCGCCGGGAAACTGGAATCGATGATCCTGGGCATGGACAACCCGTATTCCATCGATATCGGAGAGGCTTTCATGGAAGACGTGGACCTCGAGATCGACATCCGCGCCGGCGTCGGGATACCCCAAATCCTGTACGCTGGATCGGAAGATCCCGAAGCCGACGTCGAAGCCGTGTTCAGGACGAATCTGTCCGCGATTTCGAAGCTGATAGGAACAGACGCTGGGAAGCCGGAGCTGGTCTGCGGGCTGAGGATAACAGGCTGCCCGCTGGCCTGCATACCGGACGGAGTGAAAGCCGACAAAAACATGGACAGAGACCTCTGGCTGGTGAAAGTGTCGATAAAATGGCGAACGGACAGCGAGGCATCCGCCCAATAAGCATTTATCCATGAGAAAAAATGGAGATTGCATGGCCGGGATGGATTACAAGGTACCCACTGTGCTGTCGGCTGATGAGCTCATGGAGAAGGCATTCCACAGGGCATCCAAAATCACCAAGAACGGCACAAACCCATTGGACTCGCGCAAAAAGACGGCCCTCGCGAAGGTCACAGCCGCCGGAGACATCATAGTCACGGCGCTGTCGTCCTACGTGGACAGGTTCCCCAGAGTGGACAAGGAAGACGATTTCTTCCCCCAGCTGATGGACGTTGTCATAGGGGTCGACAGATACAAGAAGGCCTTGGGAGCCGCCAATTGGTGCGCCGTCAGGGTCGAGAAACTGAAGAACGAAAGCCTCTACAACATAAGGAAGACCAAAGACCCCGAAATAATCGAGGCACAACGCAGGGGCTTCTATGGAAGGCTCAATTCGTACGTCAAACGCATTTCCGACGATCTGGAATTCCTCCAGGACGCCAGGGAGAAGCTCAAGAGGATCCCGTCGGTGGACCCGAAGATCCCCTCCCTGGTGGTCGCCGGTTTCCCCAACGTGGGGAAAAGCAATCTGGTCACCGTCCTCTCGTCCGCGGCGCCCCAGATCGCGCCCTATCCTTTCACGACGAAAGGGATAATCGTGGGCCACAGGCAGGACGACTGGAGGAAATACCAGATCATAGACACGCCCGGGCTCCTGGACAGGACGTTCGACGAAAGGAACGCCATTGAGAAGCAGGCGGTTCTGGCCCTGAGATACCTGACCGACGTCATGCTGTTCGTCATCGATCCCTCCGAGACCTGCGGATACGGCCTCGATGTCCAGGAGAAGCTCCTGAGAAACATAGAAGATAACTTCTCTGGGGTCCCGATCATAGTGGCGGAAAGCAAATCCGACATCATGAAGAGGGAAAACGACCGCATCTCGTTCTCCGCCCAATCCGGAGACGGGATGGAAGAGCTCACGGACATCGTGCTCAAAGAGCTGAGAGCGGCATTCCGCAGGAAAGCGGCAGAAGCCGAGGAAGAAGACTGACATGCCAGGCCCCGCCGCCAGCCCAGAGATGGAGGCCTACTTCAGCCTCCTGATGTCGATGAAGGACGAATGCTATTCGATAGCGGAGAAAGCCCGCTCCATGGGATTCGACCCCGAGACCCATGTGGAAATCCCCCAGGCATCAGACCTGGCCTCCCGCGTGGAGAAGCTTCTGGACGAATACCACGTCGAAGGAGTAGCGGAAGAGATCAGAGAGCTCACCGCAGAATACGGGAACCGCGAGCTGGTCGCCCTGATGGTGGCCAAAAAGATGGCGAAGAAACTCTTGGACCAGGGCAGAAATCTGGAGACCGCCTTGGATACCGCCACAAGAGTGGGCCTTGCGGTGCTCACCGAAGGGATTCTCGTCGCTCCATTGGAAGGAATAGCATCCACGAGGCTCCGCAGCAACAGCGACGGCACCAACTATGTGGACCTGGTATTCGCCGGCCCCATCCGCGCGGCAGGAGGTACCGGGCAGGCCATGAGCGTCCTGATTGCGGACGTGGTAAGAACCGAGCTCGGGATCGGGAGATACATCCCAACCGAACAGGAGATAGGCAGGTTCGACGAGGAGATACCTCTCTACAAGCAGAACCAGCACCTCCAATACACGCCGACCAGCGAGGAGATAGACCTTATCGTCAGGAACTGCCCGGTCTGCGTCGACGGAGAGGGCACCGAGCAGGTGGAGATATCCGGATTCAGGGACCTCCCCCGCATAGACACCAACCGCGTCAGAGGCGGAGCGTGCCTGGTCATCGCCGAAGGCATGTGCCAGAAGGCAGCGAAACTGAAGAAGCACGTGGACAAGCTGGGCCTTAAAGGATGGGAATTCATAGGGAAATTCCTGGATGCCCACAAGACCGTGGACAAAAAGGCGGATGACGCCCCTAAAACGGTCCAGCCGCAGGAGAAATATCTGAAAGACATCGTTGCCGGGCGCCCCATATTCGGCCATCCCTGCCGCGTGGGCGGGTTCAGGCTGAGATACGGCAGGGCAAGGACATCCGGCCTCGCCTCCCTGGCTTACAACACCGGAAGCATGTATGCCATGGACGAGTTCATGGCCCTCGGAACCCAGATCAAAATCGAAAGGCCGGGGAAAGCCTGCGTCGTAACCCCTTGCGACATGCTGGAAGGCCCGACCATCCTGCTGAAGAACGGGGACCTGGTCTACTGCCACACCAAAGAGGACGTTTTGGAAATCAAAAACATGATCTCGGAGATCGTCGACAACGGGGAGATCCTCGTGCCGTTCGGGGAATTCTGCGAGAACAACCACGCATTGGTGCCTTGCGGCTACCCGATAGAATGGCACAAGCTGGAGCTCAGAGGGAAAGGAGAGCTTCCTGAAGATTGGGAAGACCCAAGCTACGAAAGGGCGAAAGAGATGAGCGCCAAGCTGGGCGTCCCGATGCACCCGAAATTCAACCTTTTCTGGTCGGACTGGCCGTTGGAAAGGATCAAAGCCCTCCGGGAATACGTCCTGGCTAACGGCTCCTTTGATAATGGCATCCTGTCTATGCCCAATGACCCGGCGGCCAAGCGCATGCTCGAAGACCTGTGCGCCCTCCACACGCTCCGTTCGGGCATCATCCATATCGATAAGAAATACTCCGAGCCCATCCTTGACTGCCTGGGCATCGCGCATGACGGCGGAAAGCTCTCTCCAAGGGCCGAACTCGATGGCGAGACGGTCTTGGAAGCCATAAGCAAAGCCGCCGGATACGAAGTCCGCGCCAGAGCTATGACCCGCATAGGCACCCGCATGGCCCGCCCGGAGAAAGCCAAGGAGAGGGACATGACCCCCAAAGTCTTCTCTCTCTTCCCGGTCGGAAAGGACCCGGATGCCAACAAGGAATTCCAATCGGCCATAGCCGCTGCGAAAGCCATACCCCCTCTGGGTAAGGCGGAGATCGAGACCGACGTGGCCAACAGGGTCTGCCCCACGTGCAAGGCCGCCACGTTCCGCAACTGGTGCAGGGAGTGCGGCTCGCACACCGTGTACGTGCCGAAGAAGAATTCATTCGGATCGGAAGGGCCGGCCCCGATGAAGATTGATCTGGAGGAGGAGTTCAAAGCCGCATGCGAATCGCTCGGCGAGAGGCCGCCTGTGGAGCTCAAAGCTCTGGACGCCCTCATCTCCAGGACAAAGACCACCGAGGCCATAGAGAAAGGGATACTCAGGCGCAAAAACAACGTCTCCACGTTCAAAGACGGGACCATACGCTTCGACATGACCGACATCCCGATCACCCATTTCAGGCCCAGGGAGATCGGCCTCAGCATAGAGAAAGCGCATGAGATGGGCTACACCCACGACTGGAACGGCGACCCTCTGGAGGATCCCGAGCAGATTTGCGAGCTCAAAGCCCAGGACATCATACCGTCCTCCGACTGCGGAGCTTACATGGTCAAGGTGGCAAAATACGTCGACGATGAGCTCGAGGAATTCTATCATCTGGACCGTTTCTACAACGTCGAATCCAAAGAGGATCTGATAGGCCAGATAGCGTTCGGGCTGGCTCCGCACACCTCAGGATGCATCCTGTGCCGCATCATAGGGTATGCCGAGGTCCGCGGATGCTATGGCCACCCGTTCTTCCACGCATCCAAAAGAAGGAACTGCGACGGCGACGAGGACTGCATCATACTTGCGATGGACGGCCTCCTGAACTTCTCCAGGACTTTCCTCCCGGACAGGCGCGGAGGCCTCATGGATGCGCCTCTGGTCCTGACCACCAAGCTCGATCCGAACGAAATCGACAAGGAAGCCCACAACGTGGACTGCCTCAGGGAATACCCCCTGGAACTGTACCGCGCGGCAATGGAGATGAAGGACCCGAAGGAGATCGAGAAGATCATGGACCTCGTCGGAGGCAGGATCGGAACTCCCGACCAGTACGAGCATATCGGGTTCACCCACGACACCCACGACATATCGTACGGCCCCAAATACTCGGCTTACACCACGCTGGAAACGATGATGGACAAGATGGACGCGCAGCTCTCCCTCGGGAAGAAGATCCGCGCAGTGGACGAGATAGACGTGGCCAGAAGGGTCCTGAACAAGCACTTCCTGCCGGACATGATAGGGAACCTCAGATCGTTCTCCACCCAGACCGTCA includes:
- a CDS encoding DNA polymerase II large subunit, whose amino-acid sequence is MPGPAASPEMEAYFSLLMSMKDECYSIAEKARSMGFDPETHVEIPQASDLASRVEKLLDEYHVEGVAEEIRELTAEYGNRELVALMVAKKMAKKLLDQGRNLETALDTATRVGLAVLTEGILVAPLEGIASTRLRSNSDGTNYVDLVFAGPIRAAGGTGQAMSVLIADVVRTELGIGRYIPTEQEIGRFDEEIPLYKQNQHLQYTPTSEEIDLIVRNCPVCVDGEGTEQVEISGFRDLPRIDTNRVRGGACLVIAEGMCQKAAKLKKHVDKLGLKGWEFIGKFLDAHKTVDKKADDAPKTVQPQEKYLKDIVAGRPIFGHPCRVGGFRLRYGRARTSGLASLAYNTGSMYAMDEFMALGTQIKIERPGKACVVTPCDMLEGPTILLKNGDLVYCHTKEDVLEIKNMISEIVDNGEILVPFGEFCENNHALVPCGYPIEWHKLELRGKGELPEDWEDPSYERAKEMSAKLGVPMHPKFNLFWSDWPLERIKALREYVLANGSFDNGILSMPNDPAAKRMLEDLCALHTLRSGIIHIDKKYSEPILDCLGIAHDGGKLSPRAELDGETVLEAISKAAGYEVRARAMTRIGTRMARPEKAKERDMTPKVFSLFPVGKDPDANKEFQSAIAAAKAIPPLGKAEIETDVANRVCPTCKAATFRNWCRECGSHTVYVPKKNSFGSEGPAPMKIDLEEEFKAACESLGERPPVELKALDALISRTKTTEAIEKGILRRKNNVSTFKDGTIRFDMTDIPITHFRPREIGLSIEKAHEMGYTHDWNGDPLEDPEQICELKAQDIIPSSDCGAYMVKVAKYVDDELEEFYHLDRFYNVESKEDLIGQIAFGLAPHTSGCILCRIIGYAEVRGCYGHPFFHASKRRNCDGDEDCIILAMDGLLNFSRTFLPDRRGGLMDAPLVLTTKLDPNEIDKEAHNVDCLREYPLELYRAAMEMKDPKEIEKIMDLVGGRIGTPDQYEHIGFTHDTHDISYGPKYSAYTTLETMMDKMDAQLSLGKKIRAVDEIDVARRVLNKHFLPDMIGNLRSFSTQTVRCTKCGEKYRRIPLKGKCVACGNDLTLTVHEASVKKYLEVSKAIGEKYGLDTYTRERIDILEMSMDSVFNNDKVKKCKLSDFFRSGIHPIADIRHQIGDILPLFGERHHLPERADRLLFDSDEFRRFQIVYAGLDRPRPGCDRFQELGLIERLPFAEHQQHLQRVLLFQDFHIVVGDDDPAGDVSCPIENAVGIHAGRLIVDHIKYVL
- a CDS encoding lamin tail domain-containing protein; the encoded protein is MNDRKGAMPFAVIAVLILTISVACGAMAAGYERASEETRNGEKDAAAVDAALDSMTAFVDRGLAEIIWSVSVGSGGTVEDREAEFGRKAEEWLDYQFPMVDNGVRAELRGSDIKLSTQALSVASTGIPDGGYLPAYLKATGTVDVKISTGTGSADSTLQISTDGSCALPLAAEQGSLFESMAAEGSVTLEQMMRYQLSNLAQIRIMNGYGSTSAYGLYGTDGILTKRDVLDAYAVCVDLLSLACFRDGGGPMASETSADPAEILLSEGGCVTVDLQAAYAQALMGMVDDMALKWREYFCGDGAIPVLQAKLSIYRNAGMLLDSFVSGRDPFDAGPYLRAVMEVNGFDESDYRFPGSGTTSITVGGITFEIENPAADVYESAWLKKFAKKGMSSDNWLKEYIRSILVSAAMEVAEGSGLGAYRVMADPYDGIRLADTIAESIGPMLDGCGSDFQRSISSSLKSAEFSDPLYGAVCDEIVRRSGSYVLEGEFAGRVRAALSKSLPETAVEEFMSGEGYEKALSLYRSAVLDDLEVFEDPERMPQGKSGFLGWAMSEICAFGLDASGITQGVREKMAAMCEEMCDLCDANAMGGEIELAGIGTFDVVREGGGISKERLEASITTSPKTADPKISEKKCTHTVGFRESAVAAYSTVFEVSLQDTVRYSIKEAGAMSSAPGSESCLISGEFPVDISFEVAAASCWALSGVNYRPSCSFLDDAWEAAMPLIEPILEPLLETLKIVEKIMAAIGEDVAEAARYVQEYVEKLNGELMECLETIKEWAAAYLEPFITELWDSVGVKICLKDQSIEMTVMGYNLKITTDAASLAGKTKTLFTFEIGTQEGDRRITAGVTLKTTGKINGDDIRITGFGSITDPGDKETGREPWKVKIKVDPFMKSSKHLITADGRAGKVSVSLAIPEIVQYHELGMKLSDVPGLGEILSSIPIPLVGLKAELDAGFSLKYSAPVKFGLLINEFESNPSGDDKTGEWVELLNNTDSTIELDGYTLTASSDWKTKIMPLSGSIGPGEILELDPTFTMVNSSGKRTKTGEALTLKDPDGAVIDKTPTLKDDKDDSRTWHREFDGGTEWVFGEGTEGTSNGSMLQAAISAGDLKDIAWESVQKAFDEVGYITDSESLATFMKSLVKHTVDGTIEKVTGCIVEASVYVKADITDLASMAECGFTIALRTDSQLAEDCLKYVAGKLESMILGMDNPYSIDIGEAFMEDVDLEIDIRAGVGIPQILYAGSEDPEADVEAVFRTNLSAISKLIGTDAGKPELVCGLRITGCPLACIPDGVKADKNMDRDLWLVKVSIKWRTDSEASAQ
- a CDS encoding NAD(P)/FAD-dependent oxidoreductase, whose amino-acid sequence is MKTYQCDIVVVGAGPGGSMAAKFCAQGGLDTILIEKKAEIGAPLRCAEGVSKKWLAEVGIEPDPVWIRGDMKGAIIKSAQGTEFRLDESKAGSEVGYVLERHLFDKALARDAAEAGAKIMLRTSATGVLRGPDGKVCGIKGKSMGEEIEIRAKAVVAADGYESQVGRWAGIDTTLKLSDIDSCIQYRMCNIDVEPDFCEFIIGSVAPGGYVWIFPKGNGVANVGIGVMGSKCTKGADAKYYLDKFIAEDPRFSKGQCLEIMGGFVSTCPGLDCAVEDNVILVGDAARVIDPITGGGICHACRTGMYAGKVLTECAKKNDFSKEALMPYEKMWRDRMEDKLFRNWMAKEKLATLDDEVIDNVIKMISSSDISEVNVYNLLKVIKQKYPQVVEGFEDLI
- a CDS encoding radical SAM protein → MTTTSRDYSSATGLPKKTKSLCPECGKVLDAELFAKDGKVYMAKECPEHGKFSDVYWSDADYYLKAEKFAHDGIGLRNPCDKTLKEGDDNAVHIVIDGNRIDMLSATALANIDLTNRCNMNCPICFANANQQGYVYEPSFEQVHDMLVTLRSEEPIKCTAVQFAGGEPTVYDRFVDVLADAKSLNFAQIQVATNGIKFAQDYEFLKACKLAGLNTIYLQFDTLRDETYMRSRGRKMLDVKMKVLENCRKLNEEGLHSPSIVLVPVIVTGMNDDEVGDIIKFAFDNADIIRGVNFQPVAFTGRVTQEEVSTGRFTLTDLIRCVDEQTGYATKDDWYPVPVVAPISKFASAFLGENKVTFTTHPHCGIATYIFQDEKGNAVPFPRFVDIERFSSELDKIADKVDQAKFKKLYAIKLIKLLNSCVDESKMPEGLTKKKFVEMISSVMGHKSKEALASFSWKMMLIAGMHFQDSYNYDIERVRRCCIHYVTPDCRVIPFCAYNSGPEFRRAVEDQFSVPLEEWKKSHQKQAKELEEALIVPKDQ
- a CDS encoding 4Fe-4S binding protein, whose translation is MKVDENKCLHCGGCVGSCPKNAIFLNDFVLEFNDDCIGCGICVRLCPVAALSKG
- a CDS encoding 50S ribosome-binding GTPase, encoding MDYKVPTVLSADELMEKAFHRASKITKNGTNPLDSRKKTALAKVTAAGDIIVTALSSYVDRFPRVDKEDDFFPQLMDVVIGVDRYKKALGAANWCAVRVEKLKNESLYNIRKTKDPEIIEAQRRGFYGRLNSYVKRISDDLEFLQDAREKLKRIPSVDPKIPSLVVAGFPNVGKSNLVTVLSSAAPQIAPYPFTTKGIIVGHRQDDWRKYQIIDTPGLLDRTFDERNAIEKQAVLALRYLTDVMLFVIDPSETCGYGLDVQEKLLRNIEDNFSGVPIIVAESKSDIMKRENDRISFSAQSGDGMEELTDIVLKELRAAFRRKAAEAEEED